In the Magnetospira sp. QH-2 genome, one interval contains:
- the flgG gene encoding flagellar basal-body rod protein FlgG encodes MRSLYIGATGMLAQEQNVEVISNNIANMNTTGYKRRRTEFHDLLYQNLRRVGSASSDSGTIVPTGVQLGLGVKLAAVYRIHGQGNLTATDNVLDLAIQGKGFFQVLMPDGQTAYTRDGTFQMSSDGTLVTHDGYQLQPNIAVPSNAVDVTVNSSGEVLVKVAGQTASQNVGQLTLASFPNPAGLDAIGDNYLLQTTASGSPVTATPGATGMGTLLQGFLETSNVNAVEEVGNLISAQRAYEMNSKVISTSDEMMSTVNQLK; translated from the coding sequence ATGAGGTCTTTGTATATCGGAGCCACCGGGATGCTCGCTCAAGAGCAGAACGTCGAGGTTATCTCCAACAACATCGCCAACATGAACACCACCGGCTACAAGCGTCGGCGCACCGAATTCCATGACTTGCTGTATCAGAACCTGCGCCGCGTCGGTTCCGCATCGTCCGATTCCGGCACCATCGTGCCAACGGGCGTGCAACTGGGCTTGGGCGTGAAACTGGCGGCGGTTTATCGCATTCACGGTCAGGGCAACCTGACCGCCACCGACAACGTGCTCGATCTGGCCATTCAGGGTAAAGGCTTCTTCCAAGTGTTGATGCCCGACGGCCAGACCGCCTATACCCGCGACGGTACCTTCCAGATGTCCTCTGACGGGACCCTGGTCACCCACGACGGGTATCAGTTGCAGCCCAACATTGCTGTCCCCTCCAATGCCGTCGATGTGACCGTGAACTCCTCGGGAGAAGTTCTGGTGAAGGTTGCGGGCCAGACAGCGTCGCAGAATGTCGGGCAGTTGACACTGGCCTCCTTCCCCAATCCCGCGGGCTTGGATGCCATCGGCGACAACTACCTGCTGCAAACCACCGCGTCGGGCTCCCCTGTTACAGCGACCCCGGGCGCCACGGGCATGGGCACCTTGCTCCAAGGCTTCTTGGAAACCTCCAACGTCAACGCCGTGGAGGAAGTGGGCAACCTGATCTCCGCCCAGCGTGCCTATGAAATGAATTCCAAAGTCATCTCCACTTCGGACGAGATGATGTCCACCGTCAACCAGTTGAAGTAG
- the flgF gene encoding flagellar basal-body rod protein FlgF: METTSYIVLSRESGLRREMSVIAHNLANMNTHGFKAERMMHVDHHVRSKSSDSMLGSKHAYVRDVASYHVPEEGPLQETGNPLDVALHSGGYFVIDTDAGPRYTRNGHFRLDDTGQLVASNGAPVMGQGGQPIVFAPDDSEIRISQDGTISTNNGDVAKLQVATFANPHKLERETGSTYTSKEPPEETANPMVIQGMIEGSNVNPILEMVRMIDVSRAYQSAQKFIQREDERIKKLGSALVGQA, from the coding sequence ATGGAAACAACATCATACATCGTCTTATCACGAGAAAGCGGGCTTCGGCGCGAGATGTCCGTGATCGCCCATAACCTAGCGAACATGAACACCCACGGCTTCAAGGCCGAACGCATGATGCATGTTGACCACCATGTCCGGTCCAAAAGCAGCGACAGCATGCTGGGCAGCAAACATGCCTATGTCCGCGACGTTGCCTCCTATCACGTACCCGAGGAAGGCCCGTTGCAGGAAACCGGCAACCCGCTGGATGTCGCCCTGCATAGCGGAGGCTACTTCGTCATCGATACGGACGCCGGTCCCCGCTATACCCGAAACGGCCATTTTCGCCTCGACGACACGGGGCAATTGGTGGCGTCGAACGGTGCACCGGTGATGGGTCAAGGTGGCCAGCCGATCGTGTTCGCCCCCGATGACTCCGAAATCCGAATTTCCCAGGACGGAACCATTTCCACCAACAACGGCGACGTGGCCAAGTTGCAGGTTGCGACCTTTGCCAATCCGCACAAGTTGGAGCGGGAAACGGGCTCCACCTACACCAGCAAGGAACCGCCGGAGGAAACCGCCAATCCGATGGTAATTCAGGGCATGATCGAAGGGTCCAACGTCAATCCGATCCTGGAAATGGTCCGCATGATCGACGTAAGCCGGGCTTATCAGAGCGCCCAGAAATTCATCCAACGGGAAGACGAGCGGATCAAAAAGCTCGGTTCCGCCCTCGTTGGCCAGGCGTAG